The following coding sequences are from one Lycium ferocissimum isolate CSIRO_LF1 chromosome 3, AGI_CSIRO_Lferr_CH_V1, whole genome shotgun sequence window:
- the LOC132049630 gene encoding uncharacterized protein LOC132049630: protein MAKTSKNDGGSVNCFSGNILRRILCSGSLPTHPCDQFIISEPKIVQFDHSSDDQKVVNSSPGLVARLMGLESIPVQRTFGSFLRSRSVSSLETYMPQLDLAEKFHHRRVRTSVSFREILTFDQEKPEPEKSCNCRKLDVCRKQNVRNQRNKSIRIVSNRVKPLFNSEDSRSKHIQAATPGKFS, encoded by the coding sequence ATGGCTAAAACTTCAAAGAATGATGGAGGTTCGGTTAACTGTTTTTCGGGCAATATTCTTCGCCGAATTCTTTGCAGTGGAAGCCTTCCAACACACCCTTGTGATCAATTTATTATTTCCGAACCAAAAATTGTACAATTTGATCATTCTTCTGATGATCAGAAAGTTGTCAATAGTAGTCCAGGACTTGTGGCAAGGTTAATGGGATTAGAGTCAATACCTGTTCAAAGGACTTTTGGTTCGTTTCTACGAAGCAGATCAGTCAGCTCTCTTGAAACTTACATGCCACAATTAGATCTAGCTGAAAAATTTCACCATAGAAGAGTAAGAACATCAGTGTCTTTTCGCGAAATCCTAAcgtttgatcaagaaaaaccTGAGCCTGAGAAGTCTTGTAACTGTAGGAAATTAGATGTTTGTAGAAAACAAAATGTGAGGAACCAGAGGAATAAAAGCATACGTATCGTGTCGAACAGAGTAAAACCTCTGTTTAATTCGGAAGATTCAAGGTCAAAGCATATTCAAGCTGCTACGCCAGGCAAGTTTTCATGA
- the LOC132049631 gene encoding calcium-dependent protein kinase 13-like: MGNCCRSPASVAREDVKSSNYSGHDHGRKEKSGNKAKQITVLTDKKKENVEEKYIIDRELGRGEFGVTYLCIDRSNRDLLACKSISKRKLRTAVDVEDVRREVAIMKHLPRDSSIVTLKEACEDESAVHLVMELCEGGELFDRIVARGHYTERAAAAVTRTIMEVVELCHKHGVIHRDLKPENFLYANKKENSPLKAIDFGLSIFFKPGITKLCCLNCHTCCW; encoded by the coding sequence ATGGGGAATTGTTGTAGATCTCCAGCATCTGTAGCTAGAGAAGATGTGAAGTCATCTAACTATTCCGGCCACGATCATGGCCGGAAAGAGAAGTCTGGCAACAAGGCGAAACAAATTACTGTATTAACGGATAAGAAAAAGGAGAATGTTGAGGAGAAGTATATAATTGATAGGGAATTAGGAAGGGGTGAATTTGGAGTGACTTACCTTTGTATCGATCGTAGCAATAGGGATTTATTAGCTTGTAAGTCGATATCGAAGAGGAAGTTAAGGACAGCTGTGGATGTGGAGGATGTAAGGCGAGAAGTGGCCATTATGAAGCATTTGCCTCGGGATTCGAGTATTGTGACCTTGAAGGAGGCGTGTGAAGATGAGAGTGCGGTGCATTTGGTTATGGAGTTGTGTGAGGGAGGCGAGCTGTTTGATAGGATCGTGGCGAGGGGGCATTATACGGAGAGAGCTGCTGCTGCTGTTACGAGGACTATTATGGAGGTTGTGGAGCTGTGTCATAAGCATGGAGTGATCCATAGAGACTTGAAGCCCGAGAACTTTTTGTATGCTAATAAGAAGGAGAATTCACCTTTGAAAGCTATTGATTTTGGCTTATCAATTTTCTTCAAGCCAGGTATTACGAAattatgttgtttgaattgtcaTACCTGTTGTTGGTAA
- the LOC132049632 gene encoding jasmonate-induced oxygenase 2-like: MSLLQSWLEPIIRVQSLSESGIRKIPDRFVKPLSDRPYNFTDTRTSSVNVPLIDLENLNSSNEFVRKETLDLVSHACREWGFFQVTNHGVSHELMEKTRAIWREFFQLPFEEKQKFANSPVTYEGYGSRIGTEVGAKLDWCDYFFLHYLPEALKDEKKWPCLPVSCRKLVAEYGQELVKLSRRLTKILSINLGLNEDYIHKSFGGDCETSACLRVNLYPKCPEPDLTLGLSPHSDPGGITLLLPDTDIAGLQIRRDNNWLTVKPIPNAFIVNVGDQIQVLSNAIYKSVEHRVIVNSNKERVSLAFFYNPGGDTLIKPADELVTNDCPALYSPMTFNEYRSFIRTKGPCGKSQIESLKSPR, translated from the exons ATGAGTCTTTTACAGAGCTGGCTTGAGCCAATTATCCGTGTCCAATCTTTGTCCGAAAGCGGCATCCGAAAAATTCCCGATCGTTTCGTAAAGCCACTTTCGGACAGGCCATATAATTTCACGGACACGAGAACCTCATCCGTTAATGTCCCGTTAATAGACCTCGAAAACCTTAATTCCTCGAACGAGTTTGTCCGTAAGGAAACACTTGACCTCGTTTCCCACGCTTGTCGCGAGTGGGGTTTCTTTCAAGTGACTAACCACGGGGTTAGCCACGAACTGATGGAGAAAACTCGCGCTATTTGGCGCGAGTTTTTCCAGCTTCCCTTTGAGGAGAAGCAAAAATTCGCGAACTCGCCCGTCACTTATGAAGGGTACGGTAGCCGTATTGGGACGGAGGTAGGTGCCAAATTGGACTGGTGTGATTATTTCTTCCTTCATTATCTTCCGGAAGCTTTGAAGGACGAAAAAAAATGGCCTTGTCTTCCAGTTTCATGCAG GAAATTGGTCGCAGAATATGGTCAAGAATTGGTGAAACTAAGCAGAAGGTTAACTAAGATTTTATCGATAAACCTTGGATTAAATGAggattatatacacaaaagctTTGGAGGAGATTGTGAAACCAGTGCATGCTTAAGGGTAAATTTGTACCCAAAATGTCCAGAGCCAGACCTTACACTTGGGCTCTCTCCCCACTCGGACCCTGGTGGCATCACCCTTCTCCTTCCTGACACCGATATCGCCGGCCTCCAAATCCGCCGTGACAATAACTGGCTAACTGTTAAACCTATTCCTAATGCCTTCATTGTCAATGTTGGAGATCAAATCCAG GTGTTGAGTAATGCAATATACAAAAGCGTGGAGCACAGGGTGATTGTTAATTCGAACAAAGAGAGAGTTTCCTTAGCATTCTTCTATAATCCTGGAGGTGACACACTCATCAAGCCTGCTGATGAACTCGTGACAAACGATTGTCCTGCTTTATATTCTCCAATGACGTTCAATGAGTATAGATCTTTCATCAGAACCAAGGGTCCTTGTGGCAAATCTCAAATTGAATCACTTAAGTCCCCCAGATAA